AAGTGCTGGTATACCCGGGACTAACACGACTGTTGTGGATAGTACCATCACACTGGAAGATAGTACGTTTTATACCTCTTTCTTTTACGGTCATCAGGATACTGTTTCGAGCATTTTGGTTGCAGACAAGACACCGGAAGATTATGATCAGAGCAACGCCTATGTGCGCTTTTTTCATTTATCCGAAAATACACCGGAGGTCAATGTAAATCTTATTAACAGTGGAACACCAACGGAGGTGTTCAGCAATCGTGCTATTGATGATCAGGCATCGGCAGAAGCAAATGCAGATTTTACAGCGGTTGACGAAGGATCTTATACCATACAGGTGACCGATACTGACGGAACAGAGCTTGCCCTTCGTGATGAAGTTATTGCCCTCAACGCAGGTAAATACTATACCATTTTGACGAGAGGGATTATAGATACAACGCAAACACCGTTAGTTGTGGGTGTTTTCCAACATCAATAACATGTCAATTAAACAAGGCATACAGCCATTTACCTAATAGAAATCCAAACTTAAGCGATAAAGCAATAATCATTAACAGGAAAGCCAATCCAAATGCATATTTGTAGATTGGCTTTTTTAATTCTTCTTGTAGTTTATCCTTAAAAT
This Olivibacter sp. SDN3 DNA region includes the following protein-coding sequences:
- a CDS encoding DUF4397 domain-containing protein; translation: MNIKNYLVLLVTMLTGGLAFQACNTDSDPVYMPTAYVNFVNAYAGADALGIMLDNNNINTATGGQPLEYGKYIGYLPAYPGSRLLSAGIPGTNTTVVDSTITLEDSTFYTSFFYGHQDTVSSILVADKTPEDYDQSNAYVRFFHLSENTPEVNVNLINSGTPTEVFSNRAIDDQASAEANADFTAVDEGSYTIQVTDTDGTELALRDEVIALNAGKYYTILTRGIIDTTQTPLVVGVFQHQ